Proteins co-encoded in one Papaver somniferum cultivar HN1 chromosome 5, ASM357369v1, whole genome shotgun sequence genomic window:
- the LOC113281179 gene encoding uncharacterized protein LOC113281179 isoform X1, translated as MAATTKKKRKREQIKNEDVPYRSNKKLIAGSRVEVRSVEEGFAGSWHCGTVVACWHLCRVVEYDHYLDDKGLENLKETVQVSPLFEGILLRRSLSYRGIIRPIPPPCKIKASRLNYGLCVDAFMEDAWWEGVIFDDKHMFLDQLVFFPDFGGQQMMKTDELRLTQDWDEVEECWTVRGNWKFLELIEEFPTIVHSAKQIWHCLSQKEEFMNSIKEWTCNDKSMWVDLVVETVSQYLDISAEIVYRLISEKVGNHSVNDEPKKSMRSRKRNPIMSKFLKSSEEEGVSKDDREEGTQFALPSIFVEKLSEEDEDGPISYKRNKVKSSDSIRILSSDLVEESITNRWSSCDDEMDVDDAQKARGIAVDSDEVVVRTRYTAYGEDNVRGVGTAPEDTLYGSLSDGDGDDDLIYKEPSSKARGMGLRKKRIQAPTGSDSKGPRWLPLGPDLLPGAKCFPEALVQYLKARGGSNKESGDLRLKCRMHLSYLGWRIEYRKTGEKGVIFCYTPPKGGEPLFSFRRACQEAMSAGLRRQVPSTSICIKGEDCPPPPPYLEPESLYTAPKDGTPLYSIHRKCEKATSSCLRQQVPLSRIHGKDQDSVSPPLCLEHELLFSNTPESRRTPIIRDKSNVQPNSELKTLVPRSSKKARHVVVSSSAHHSPRTILSWLIENNVVLPRAKVRYLSAKDDSIIGQGKINQNEIKCNCCQEVFSLYKFGLHVGSCYFPPSAKIYLQDGRSLLDCQKQLQEKSPMIFAQKRDLVYKRNDYICTVCHHGGPLLLCDQCPASFHLNCLGLEDFPDGKWFCPSCGCGICGRQSELDSDSGEHPAEKKILRCDQCNHEYHEECIRKRRSSMLDHNNSNSKWFCSIRCEKTFTSLHKILRKSIPIEKEDLSWTILKHKNDARHPFAPSDIETVTECQSKLHVALCVMHECFESIKEPYMNRDLIEDVLFSKPSDLNRLDFQGFYTVLLEREDEVISVAAVRIHDEKVAEIPLVCTRAQYRKQGMCRILINVLEEKLRELEVERVVLPAMPQVLRTWTTSFGFSVLSISERLELLRYTFLEFQDTRMCQKVLCSLSAAKPINEVSREALRGSNANVQQLVRRSTFVDSPAAKEFAQPPPQCVKPITEELRGNRPKLILRFKQEKKNVNVNRHTITPAVIHAERAEWRHVPEQQPEVAVENVSNLVVTARSLDVTTTLQDGKPRDWQVGEPCIAKKWLLDDKPRDYQCSQEGTLQVDSEQNLQNRENGYVEDSAVAVYNENQHEKKGLGVKFYTRRKLLGLM; from the exons ATGGCGGCAACTACAAAGAAGAAACGGAAGAGAGAACAGATTAAAAACGAAGATGTTCCATATCGAAGTAATAAAAAGCTTATAGCCGGATCTAGAGTTGAG GTTAGAAGTGTTGAAGAAGGGTTTGCTGGTTCATGGCATTGTGGAACAGTTGTTGCATGTTGGCATCTCTGCCGTGTTGTCGAGTATGATCATTACTTAGATGATAAGGGCTTAGAAAATCTCAAGGAAACGGTTCAGGTTTCTCCATTATTCGAAGGAATCTTATTACGGAGAAGTCTTAGTTATCGTGGTATTATTAGACCAATTCCTCCTCCTTGTAAAATCAAAGCTAGTAGACTAAATTACGGACTTTGTGTTGATGCTTTCATGGAGGATGCATGGTGGGAAGGTGTAATATTTGATGACAAACATATGTTCTTGGACCAATTAGTATTCTTTCCTGATTTTGGTGGTCAACAAATGATGAAAACTGATGAGTTAAGATTAACTCAGGATTGGGACGAAGTTGAGGAATGTTGGACTGTTAGAGGGAATTGGAAGTTCCTTGAATTGATTGAGGAATTTCCAACTATTGTCCATTCAGCTAAGCAGATCTGGCACTGTCTAAGTCAAAAAGAAGAGTTCATGAATAGTATCAAGGAGTGGACTTGTAATGACAAGTCAATGTGGGTTGATTTGGTTGTTGAGACTGTTTCTCAGTATTTGGATATATCTGCTGAGATTGTGTATAGACTTATCTCTGAGAAAGTTGGTAATCATTCAGTTAATGATGAGCCAAAGAAATCGATGAGGAGTAGGAAAAGGAACCCTATTATGTCTAAATTCTTAAAAAGCAGTGAGGAGGAGGGTGTTTCAAAAGACGACCGTGAAGAAGGGACTCAGTTTGCATTACCGTCTATATTTGTTGAGAAATTgagtgaggaagatgaagatggtcCAATTTCGTACAAGAGGAACAAAGTAAAAAGCAGTGACTCGATTCGTATTCTTTCAAGTGATCTAGTAGAGGAGTCCATAACGAATCGTTGGTCTTCTTGTGAtgatgaaatggatgttgatgatGCTCAGAAAGCAAGAGGTATTGCTGTGGATTCTGACGAGGTTGTTGTTCGCACTCGCTATACTGCCTATGGAGAAGATAACGTTCGAGGTGTTGGAACTGCTCCTGAAGATACTTTATATGGTTCTTTGAGTGATGGCGACGGTGATGATGACCTTATTTATAAAGAGCCGAGCAGTAAGGCTAGAGGTATGGGgttgagaaagaaaagaataCAGGCCCCTACAGGTTCAGATTCAAAAGGGCCCAGATGGTTACCACTGGGCCCAGATTTACTTCCTGGAGCGAAATGTTTCCCTGAAGCATTAGTGCAATATTTAAAGGCACGTGGAGGATCAAATAAAGAGAGCGGCGACTTACGGTTAAAATGTAGGATGCATCTTTCTTATTTGGGTTGGAGGATTGAATATAGGAAAACCGGTGAGAAAGgggttatattttgttatacaccACCTAAGGGTGGGGAGCCCTTGTTTTCTTTCCGTCGTGCATGCCAGGAAGCCATGAGTGCCGGTCTTCGTCGGCAGGTCCCTTCAACGAGTATCTGTATAAAAGGTGAAGACTGCCCTCCTCCACCGCCTTATCTGGAACCAGAATCACTTTATACAGCACCTAAGGATGGGACACCCTTGTATTCCATACATCGTAAGTGCGAAAAGGCCACGAGTTCCTGTCTTCGTCAGCAGGTTCCTTTGTCGAGGATCCATGGAAAAGATCAAGACTCAGTTTCTCCTCCACTTTGTCTGGAACACGAATTACTTTTTTCAAATACACCTGAAAGTCGTCGAACACCTATTATTCGGGACAAATCAAATGTTCAACCAAATAGTGAGCTTAAAACCCTCGTCCCACGTTCAAGCAAAAAGGCACGACATGTTGTCGTATCGAGTTCTGCACATCACAGCCCTCGAACTATTCTCTCTTGGTTGATAGAAAATAATGTGGTTCTGCCAAGGGCAAAAGTACGTTACTTGAGTGCAAAAGATGATTCTATAATTGGACAAGGGAAGATAAACCAGAATGAAATTAAGTGCAATTGTTGCCAAGAGGTTTTTAGTCTGTATAAGTTTGGACTCCATGTTGGTAGCTGTTATTTCCCGCCATCTGCCAAGATATACTTGCAAGATGGAAGATCTCTGTTAGACTGCCAGAAACAGCTGCAGGAGAAGAGCCCAATGATATTTGCTCAAAAAAGAGATCTGGTGTACAAAAGGAATGATTATATATGCACAGTTTGTCACCACGGAGGTCCGTTGTTGCTATGTGATCAATGCCCAGCCTCATTTCACTTAAACTGCCTTGGATTGGAG GATTTCCCTGATGGAAAATGGTTTTGCCCATCTTGTGGATGTGGAATATGTGGCCGGCAGAGTGAGCTTGACAGTGACTCTGGAGAACACCCTGCTGAAAAGAAAATTCTACGCTGTGATCAATGCAATCATGAAT ATCATGAAGAGTGCATTAGAAAAAGAAGATCAAGTATGCTGGACCATAACAACTCAAACAGTAAATGGTTTTGCAGTATTAGATGTGAAAAG ACATTTACAAGTCTCCACAAAATTTTGAGAAAATCTATTCCAATTGAAAAGGAAGATTTATCATGGACTATCCTGAAACACAAAAATGATGCTCGTCACCCTTTTGCTCCGTCTGACATTGAGACTGTGACGGAATGTCAGAGCAAGCTTCATGTTGCACTGTGTGTTATGCATGAGTGTTTCGAGTCCATTAAAGAACCATATATGAATAGAGATCTGATTGAAGATGTTCTCTTCAGCAAACC GTCAGATCTGAACCGATTGGACTTTCAGGGATTTTATACTGTGCTCTTGGAGAGAGAGGACGAGGTCATCTCTGTCGCGGCAGTCAG GATACATGACGAAAAGGTTGCAGAAATACCACTTGTTTGTACACGTGCTCAATATCGTAAACAAGGGATGTGCCgcattctaattaatgttttagaaGAG AAGCTTAGAGAATTAGAAGTGGAGAGGGTGGTTTTACCTGCTATGCCTCAAGTGCTACGCACGTGGACGACATCCTTCGGTTTCTCGGTGTTGTCAATTTCTGAGAGATTAGAGTTGCTGCGTTACACTTTCCTGGAATTTCAGGACACTAGAATGTGTCAGAAAGTTCTGTGTTCGTTGTCAGCTGCAAAACCTATAAATGAAGTTTCGAGAG AAGCACTTAGAGGATCAAATGCAAATGTGCAACAATTAGTTCGTAGATCTACTTTTGTAGATAGTCCTGCTGCAAAAGAATTTGCACAACCACCACCACAGTGTGTAAAACCAATAACAGAAGAACTAAGAG GGAACCGGCCTAAACTTATATTGAGGTTTAAACAAGAGAAAAAGAATGTCAATGTGAACAGGCACACCATTACTCCTGCAGTCATTCACGCAGAACGAGCTGAATGGAGGCATGTTCCAGAGCAACAACCAGA AGTTGCCGTGGAAAATGTTTCCAACTTAGTTGTGACAGCTCGTTCACTCGATGTG ACGACAACTCTGCAAGACGGCAAGCCACGGGATTGGCAAGTCGGTGAGCCATGCATTGCTAAGAAGTGGTTGTTGGATGATAAGCCACGGGATTACCAATGCTCACAGGAAGGAACACTACAAGTTGATTCCGAACAAAATCTGCAAAATAGAGAAAACGGTTATGTTGAGGATTCTGCAGTGGCGGTTTACAATGAAAACCAGCATGAAAAAAAGGGGCTCGGTGTCAAGTTCTATACACGAAGAAAGCTATTAGGTCTCATGTAG
- the LOC113281179 gene encoding uncharacterized protein LOC113281179 isoform X2 has translation MEDAWWEGVIFDDKHMFLDQLVFFPDFGGQQMMKTDELRLTQDWDEVEECWTVRGNWKFLELIEEFPTIVHSAKQIWHCLSQKEEFMNSIKEWTCNDKSMWVDLVVETVSQYLDISAEIVYRLISEKVGNHSVNDEPKKSMRSRKRNPIMSKFLKSSEEEGVSKDDREEGTQFALPSIFVEKLSEEDEDGPISYKRNKVKSSDSIRILSSDLVEESITNRWSSCDDEMDVDDAQKARGIAVDSDEVVVRTRYTAYGEDNVRGVGTAPEDTLYGSLSDGDGDDDLIYKEPSSKARGMGLRKKRIQAPTGSDSKGPRWLPLGPDLLPGAKCFPEALVQYLKARGGSNKESGDLRLKCRMHLSYLGWRIEYRKTGEKGVIFCYTPPKGGEPLFSFRRACQEAMSAGLRRQVPSTSICIKGEDCPPPPPYLEPESLYTAPKDGTPLYSIHRKCEKATSSCLRQQVPLSRIHGKDQDSVSPPLCLEHELLFSNTPESRRTPIIRDKSNVQPNSELKTLVPRSSKKARHVVVSSSAHHSPRTILSWLIENNVVLPRAKVRYLSAKDDSIIGQGKINQNEIKCNCCQEVFSLYKFGLHVGSCYFPPSAKIYLQDGRSLLDCQKQLQEKSPMIFAQKRDLVYKRNDYICTVCHHGGPLLLCDQCPASFHLNCLGLEDFPDGKWFCPSCGCGICGRQSELDSDSGEHPAEKKILRCDQCNHEYHEECIRKRRSSMLDHNNSNSKWFCSIRCEKTFTSLHKILRKSIPIEKEDLSWTILKHKNDARHPFAPSDIETVTECQSKLHVALCVMHECFESIKEPYMNRDLIEDVLFSKPSDLNRLDFQGFYTVLLEREDEVISVAAVRIHDEKVAEIPLVCTRAQYRKQGMCRILINVLEEKLRELEVERVVLPAMPQVLRTWTTSFGFSVLSISERLELLRYTFLEFQDTRMCQKVLCSLSAAKPINEVSREALRGSNANVQQLVRRSTFVDSPAAKEFAQPPPQCVKPITEELRGNRPKLILRFKQEKKNVNVNRHTITPAVIHAERAEWRHVPEQQPEVAVENVSNLVVTARSLDVTTTLQDGKPRDWQVGEPCIAKKWLLDDKPRDYQCSQEGTLQVDSEQNLQNRENGYVEDSAVAVYNENQHEKKGLGVKFYTRRKLLGLM, from the exons ATGGAGGATGCATGGTGGGAAGGTGTAATATTTGATGACAAACATATGTTCTTGGACCAATTAGTATTCTTTCCTGATTTTGGTGGTCAACAAATGATGAAAACTGATGAGTTAAGATTAACTCAGGATTGGGACGAAGTTGAGGAATGTTGGACTGTTAGAGGGAATTGGAAGTTCCTTGAATTGATTGAGGAATTTCCAACTATTGTCCATTCAGCTAAGCAGATCTGGCACTGTCTAAGTCAAAAAGAAGAGTTCATGAATAGTATCAAGGAGTGGACTTGTAATGACAAGTCAATGTGGGTTGATTTGGTTGTTGAGACTGTTTCTCAGTATTTGGATATATCTGCTGAGATTGTGTATAGACTTATCTCTGAGAAAGTTGGTAATCATTCAGTTAATGATGAGCCAAAGAAATCGATGAGGAGTAGGAAAAGGAACCCTATTATGTCTAAATTCTTAAAAAGCAGTGAGGAGGAGGGTGTTTCAAAAGACGACCGTGAAGAAGGGACTCAGTTTGCATTACCGTCTATATTTGTTGAGAAATTgagtgaggaagatgaagatggtcCAATTTCGTACAAGAGGAACAAAGTAAAAAGCAGTGACTCGATTCGTATTCTTTCAAGTGATCTAGTAGAGGAGTCCATAACGAATCGTTGGTCTTCTTGTGAtgatgaaatggatgttgatgatGCTCAGAAAGCAAGAGGTATTGCTGTGGATTCTGACGAGGTTGTTGTTCGCACTCGCTATACTGCCTATGGAGAAGATAACGTTCGAGGTGTTGGAACTGCTCCTGAAGATACTTTATATGGTTCTTTGAGTGATGGCGACGGTGATGATGACCTTATTTATAAAGAGCCGAGCAGTAAGGCTAGAGGTATGGGgttgagaaagaaaagaataCAGGCCCCTACAGGTTCAGATTCAAAAGGGCCCAGATGGTTACCACTGGGCCCAGATTTACTTCCTGGAGCGAAATGTTTCCCTGAAGCATTAGTGCAATATTTAAAGGCACGTGGAGGATCAAATAAAGAGAGCGGCGACTTACGGTTAAAATGTAGGATGCATCTTTCTTATTTGGGTTGGAGGATTGAATATAGGAAAACCGGTGAGAAAGgggttatattttgttatacaccACCTAAGGGTGGGGAGCCCTTGTTTTCTTTCCGTCGTGCATGCCAGGAAGCCATGAGTGCCGGTCTTCGTCGGCAGGTCCCTTCAACGAGTATCTGTATAAAAGGTGAAGACTGCCCTCCTCCACCGCCTTATCTGGAACCAGAATCACTTTATACAGCACCTAAGGATGGGACACCCTTGTATTCCATACATCGTAAGTGCGAAAAGGCCACGAGTTCCTGTCTTCGTCAGCAGGTTCCTTTGTCGAGGATCCATGGAAAAGATCAAGACTCAGTTTCTCCTCCACTTTGTCTGGAACACGAATTACTTTTTTCAAATACACCTGAAAGTCGTCGAACACCTATTATTCGGGACAAATCAAATGTTCAACCAAATAGTGAGCTTAAAACCCTCGTCCCACGTTCAAGCAAAAAGGCACGACATGTTGTCGTATCGAGTTCTGCACATCACAGCCCTCGAACTATTCTCTCTTGGTTGATAGAAAATAATGTGGTTCTGCCAAGGGCAAAAGTACGTTACTTGAGTGCAAAAGATGATTCTATAATTGGACAAGGGAAGATAAACCAGAATGAAATTAAGTGCAATTGTTGCCAAGAGGTTTTTAGTCTGTATAAGTTTGGACTCCATGTTGGTAGCTGTTATTTCCCGCCATCTGCCAAGATATACTTGCAAGATGGAAGATCTCTGTTAGACTGCCAGAAACAGCTGCAGGAGAAGAGCCCAATGATATTTGCTCAAAAAAGAGATCTGGTGTACAAAAGGAATGATTATATATGCACAGTTTGTCACCACGGAGGTCCGTTGTTGCTATGTGATCAATGCCCAGCCTCATTTCACTTAAACTGCCTTGGATTGGAG GATTTCCCTGATGGAAAATGGTTTTGCCCATCTTGTGGATGTGGAATATGTGGCCGGCAGAGTGAGCTTGACAGTGACTCTGGAGAACACCCTGCTGAAAAGAAAATTCTACGCTGTGATCAATGCAATCATGAAT ATCATGAAGAGTGCATTAGAAAAAGAAGATCAAGTATGCTGGACCATAACAACTCAAACAGTAAATGGTTTTGCAGTATTAGATGTGAAAAG ACATTTACAAGTCTCCACAAAATTTTGAGAAAATCTATTCCAATTGAAAAGGAAGATTTATCATGGACTATCCTGAAACACAAAAATGATGCTCGTCACCCTTTTGCTCCGTCTGACATTGAGACTGTGACGGAATGTCAGAGCAAGCTTCATGTTGCACTGTGTGTTATGCATGAGTGTTTCGAGTCCATTAAAGAACCATATATGAATAGAGATCTGATTGAAGATGTTCTCTTCAGCAAACC GTCAGATCTGAACCGATTGGACTTTCAGGGATTTTATACTGTGCTCTTGGAGAGAGAGGACGAGGTCATCTCTGTCGCGGCAGTCAG GATACATGACGAAAAGGTTGCAGAAATACCACTTGTTTGTACACGTGCTCAATATCGTAAACAAGGGATGTGCCgcattctaattaatgttttagaaGAG AAGCTTAGAGAATTAGAAGTGGAGAGGGTGGTTTTACCTGCTATGCCTCAAGTGCTACGCACGTGGACGACATCCTTCGGTTTCTCGGTGTTGTCAATTTCTGAGAGATTAGAGTTGCTGCGTTACACTTTCCTGGAATTTCAGGACACTAGAATGTGTCAGAAAGTTCTGTGTTCGTTGTCAGCTGCAAAACCTATAAATGAAGTTTCGAGAG AAGCACTTAGAGGATCAAATGCAAATGTGCAACAATTAGTTCGTAGATCTACTTTTGTAGATAGTCCTGCTGCAAAAGAATTTGCACAACCACCACCACAGTGTGTAAAACCAATAACAGAAGAACTAAGAG GGAACCGGCCTAAACTTATATTGAGGTTTAAACAAGAGAAAAAGAATGTCAATGTGAACAGGCACACCATTACTCCTGCAGTCATTCACGCAGAACGAGCTGAATGGAGGCATGTTCCAGAGCAACAACCAGA AGTTGCCGTGGAAAATGTTTCCAACTTAGTTGTGACAGCTCGTTCACTCGATGTG ACGACAACTCTGCAAGACGGCAAGCCACGGGATTGGCAAGTCGGTGAGCCATGCATTGCTAAGAAGTGGTTGTTGGATGATAAGCCACGGGATTACCAATGCTCACAGGAAGGAACACTACAAGTTGATTCCGAACAAAATCTGCAAAATAGAGAAAACGGTTATGTTGAGGATTCTGCAGTGGCGGTTTACAATGAAAACCAGCATGAAAAAAAGGGGCTCGGTGTCAAGTTCTATACACGAAGAAAGCTATTAGGTCTCATGTAG